The DNA region GAAACCATTCGACGCACCTTCAGTGAGCCACTACTATGGAAGCATATTTCTCATCCGGATAATCCAATTGGAAGTCAAAGAGCTTGTGCCGATGGCACCAGAAGCCTTCAAGGCTGAAATAAAACGTAGAGGCTGGGAGCCTGAGTTGCTGGCCGTACGCTGGGCCATGAGCAAACGCCGAGTGCATCAGATCATTGCGGATGGAGACCGGCCCAGGTACTACGACGATGCCGTGATGGCGCTCCCGGCAATCCTAAAATAGAAATATATTTCTTTATCTTTTGGGAAATATACTTCACAATTGCCCCATCAAGACGCAAAGTCCAAGGGGCATGTCGATGGAATATCTAGTCATTCTTCACACGGCACAGGGCGATGTTCGCACTCGCTACCCACGTCATAAGCAGGCACAGGCTATCGCGCATTGGCAGGACTATGCGGCCACCGGCAAGAAAGCCAGCCTGATCATCGACTGATCGACCCGCCCCGCTTTTCGGGGCTCTCAAGCGGTTCCTGATAGGGGTTGTAAGCCGGAATCCCAGAAATTTCCGTCATGGGCGGGAAGCCAGTACTGGTGCGGATTGACGCCAAACAGTTGTTTTCCGGCAGCGACGCCGCCAAGCCGAAAACGGCTTGATTGAGCGGCCAAATATGTACGGAAAACCGTATCGGGTAACACAAGCAGCCAGGAACCACTCTGGTGATGTTTTCCGACGGAATTTTCTGGGATTCCGGCGTACACCCCCTGATACGCATCACAATCCCCTCAATCATGTGCAGCGCTGAGCCCAGCGCTACAGCGCAGGGACCAGCTCGCATTCGTTTAAGAGGTGAAGGACATGATTAACCACAGAACGCAAAAACTGCACGCTCAGCAGGTGCTTGAACACCTGGCCCACAGCCTGGCACAGCCCATAGCGCTGCCCCGCGAGACCATTGAAGAAGCGCTGCGCGCAGCCATCATGGACGGACGACTTGAACCGGGTGAACGGCTCACGCAGCAAGCCATTGCCGATGCCTTCCAGGTCAGCCGGATGCCGGTGCGTGAAGCCCTGCGTTCGCTGGAGACGCAGGGCTACATCGCGACGGCGTATCACAAAGGCTATCGGGTCACGAACGGCCAGGAGTTGCCCCGGCACGGTCACCTGCCTGGCTTGCTGAGGTGCGTGGCAGAACGGCATACGCAGCTGGGCGACCTCGAAGCAAAAGTCGCCTTTGAAAACGAAATCCTGCGCGTCCTGGGCCGACTGCGCCCGACCCCTTGCTAATGCTCCCGTTGGGAGAAACGCACTGTGACAAACGTGCCTGTCCGCCTCTTCGAGACCCAAAAGGCTGCATATGACAACACCGACTGATACTCGCACCAGATATCAAAAGCTATTAGACGCCCATGGATTAACCCTGGCAGATAGCGCGGCATTGATCTGCCAACACACACAAAAACCTTGCTCTGTTCGTGCTGTGCGTTCATGGCTGAATGACCCCGCCAAGCCCAGCTCTCGATCTTGTCCTGAGTGGGCTGTAAACGCGTTATCCAGCGCTTTGTCCGGTTGAGCTACGCCTCATCCTTTCACAGCCAT from Pseudomonas cannabina includes:
- a CDS encoding GntR family transcriptional regulator — encoded protein: MINHRTQKLHAQQVLEHLAHSLAQPIALPRETIEEALRAAIMDGRLEPGERLTQQAIADAFQVSRMPVREALRSLETQGYIATAYHKGYRVTNGQELPRHGHLPGLLRCVAERHTQLGDLEAKVAFENEILRVLGRLRPTPC